GGCCCGGATCAAGCCGTCGGCCCGCGGCGAGCTCGAGATCACCACCCTGAACAACATGTATCTCGAAGACGGCTCGCTGTCGGTGGAGGTGATGGGCCGCGGCATGGCGTGGCTCGACACCGGCACGCATGAGTCCCTGATGGAGGCGGGCGAGTTCGTCCGCATTCTGGAAATGCGCCAGGGCCTGAAGGTCGGCTGTCCCGAAGAGGTCGCCTATCGCAAGGGCTTCATCGACCGTGCGCAGCTGGTCGCGCTGGCGCGCGGCCTGGAGAAGAGCGGCTACGGCCAATACCTGCTTCAGGTCGCCGAAGACTGATCGGCGCCCCGCCCGCGCCAGAGCCCGCTCTCGGCGAGCGCGATCGCGATGATGAAGGCGAAGGTCGTCGCGACCGCCGGGATCTGCATCGAGAAATCATAGACCGAATGCGCCGCGATCAGCACCGTGGCGGCGATGCCGATGGCCGGGAAGATCCGCCGCTCGCGCCGGCGCCGCGACAAGCCCTTGGCGCATTGCGCCAGGAGCGCGGCGAAGCCGCCGAGCAGGACCGCCGTCGCCGGTACGCCGAGATCGAGCGCCAGCTCGAGATAGGTGTCCTGCGCCTTGTCCCAATAGCGCCGCGAGGCGAGGCGGTCGTCGCGATAGAGCGGGAAGGCCTCCGGAAACGTGCCGAAGCCGTGCCCCAGCCAGGGCGACGCCTCGATCCCGCTGACGATGATCTTCCAGGACTGGGTGCGGTCGACGTCCTCGACCCCTTCGTCGGCGATGCGCCCGAGCAGCGCGCCGCCGAAGATCGCGAGCGTCAGCGTAACGATGCCGGCAAAGGCCGCCAGGTGCAGGACGCGGCGGCGCTTCGACCCGAAGACGCCGGCCTGCGACGCCAGCAGGACGAGCGTCGCGGCGCCGAGGATCGCCGAGGTGATGCCGGCGCGCGACAAGGTGCAGAGCAAGGCGTCGACCAGCAGCAGCAGAACGACGATCATCGCCCAGTGATCGACCAGGAGCAGTTGCAGCCGCGTCGCCAAGCGACGAAATACGGACGCGGCGGCGACGCGGCGCAGCTCGCCGAGCCCCCGCAGCAGAAGACCGAACGGGACGAGCGCGACCAGTCCCAGATAGGTCGCGAAGCTGTTGCGGTTGATGAAGGGACCCGTGACGACGCCGAGATAGGCGGTCTTCTTCTGCCAGACGACGCAACAATCGCCGGCGGCCCACGTGACCAGGCCGTAGGCGGCATAGACGCCGCCGGCCATCGCCAGCACGGTGCAGGCCGTCCGCCGGCGCGATGCGTCGCGCAGAAGGAACAGCGTCGCGGCTCCGATGGCGAAATAGCCCGCGGATTTGGCGAGGGCGGCGAGGGTCAGGTCCGGATCGATCGAGATCGTCCCGCCGGCCTCGATGCCCAGAATCCTGGCGCGCTCGGCCCATAAGGGATGCGGCAGCGGCGCCGGAAGTCCGGGCATCATTTGCACCAGCGCCCAGACGCCGACGGCGGCAAAACAGGCGAGCGCCGCGACGAGCAGCGGCGCCCCGAAGGACGGATAGCGGGCCGGATCGAGCACGCCGGCAAGGGCGACCAGCAGCAGGACGGCGCCGGACGCCCCCGACAGGATCCAGGTGCTCTCCGGTCCGTTGGAACCGAACGGCAGCGGCGCGAGCGCGACGACCAGCAGGAGCAGATAGAAGGCGGCA
The nucleotide sequence above comes from Rhizomicrobium sp.. Encoded proteins:
- a CDS encoding O-antigen ligase family protein; translation: MTFDQRLVISRRLENAAFYLLLLVVALAPLPFGSNGPESTWILSGASGAVLLLVALAGVLDPARYPSFGAPLLVAALACFAAVGVWALVQMMPGLPAPLPHPLWAERARILGIEAGGTISIDPDLTLAALAKSAGYFAIGAATLFLLRDASRRRTACTVLAMAGGVYAAYGLVTWAAGDCCVVWQKKTAYLGVVTGPFINRNSFATYLGLVALVPFGLLLRGLGELRRVAAASVFRRLATRLQLLLVDHWAMIVVLLLLVDALLCTLSRAGITSAILGAATLVLLASQAGVFGSKRRRVLHLAAFAGIVTLTLAIFGGALLGRIADEGVEDVDRTQSWKIIVSGIEASPWLGHGFGTFPEAFPLYRDDRLASRRYWDKAQDTYLELALDLGVPATAVLLGGFAALLAQCAKGLSRRRRERRIFPAIGIAATVLIAAHSVYDFSMQIPAVATTFAFIIAIALAESGLWRGRGADQSSAT